Within the Erigeron canadensis isolate Cc75 chromosome 6, C_canadensis_v1, whole genome shotgun sequence genome, the region TTGTTCCTGATTGCTGGACATCCTGGGAATTCTTAAATAACTTGAACCTCCAAAATAATAATCTCACTGGTGCAATCCCAAAATCTTTGGCTAATCTATCCTCTCTAGAATCATTAAACATGCGCAACAACAAGCTCTCGCAAGAATTACCCCTGGATCTAATGAATTCAAAGAGCTTAAAGATCATTGACCTTGCTGAAAATGAACTCACTGGAAGCATACCAATATCAACGGGCAGAGAAGCTACGGTTTTAAAGCTTCTCAACCTTCGTTCCAACAAACTAATCGGCGAAATCCCAAATGAAATCTGTAAACTAGATTCTATTCAAATACTAGACCTTGCAGACAACAGTCTTTCGGGAAAGATACCAAACTGCTTCAACAATTTTAGTGTCATGACAGGAAAAGTGAACCCAAGCCAGGAAGTCGACTTAGACGGGGAAGAATTTAGGGGCAGTGCTTGGTTGGTATTGAAAGGAAGGATGAACGGATATAGCAGCATTCTCGGTCTAGTCACAATCTTGGATCTTTCAGGGAATGATTTATCAGGGTCTATCCCAAGTGAGATCACGCAGTTGGTAGagttacattatataaatttttcaagTAACACATTAACAGGAAGAATCCCGGATAAGATTGATGACATGAAGCTGTTAGAATCTCTAGACTTGTCAAAGAACCGGTTGAATGGAAGCATTCCTTCAAGCCTGTCAAGATTAAGTTTCTTGAACTGGTTAAACTTGTCATACAACAATTTGACAGGAAGAATTCCATCAAGCACTCAACTTCAAAGCTTAGGTGAATCTAGTTTTATCGGAAATCAGCTGTGTGGAGTTCCGGTTCAAGTAAGGTGTGAAAGGCAGGGTGGTGAAGCGACGGGGGATGCCGGTGAAAGACAAGCTAGTAATGGGTCGGGCGGGCCAGATTGGGGACTAATTACAAGCATACTGGCTGGGTTTGTGGTAGGATTTTGGGTTGTTGTGGGTCCGTTAATCGCAAGCAAGCTATGGAGAActaaattttatgatattatctATGATGTAATACCCAGGGTTAAACTATTCGATTCAAGGAATAGATCTACAGAAAGCAGCTTCTGATACAGATTGACTGCAAAATATACTCGGAAACAGTGTACCCATGACCGTATCCAAACCCGTTACCTGGCACCCTTAAAATGTTTCCACCTTGTAAGGTTCGAACTTGAAAGCTATTTTGAAAccattataactttataaggCCTGAGCACTGGAGCTTATCCAAGTCACTGATATGAAATACTTTTATCTACTTTCATAATACAAATAGTTTTTCATTTGAGATGCCTCTAATAATTCCATGtttcttcactttttttttaacttccaAGGCTTCAGTATCGTGTAGAAATGTTATTTGCACCTTGTTAGCtacatacaagtatacaacaagCTCAACCTATTTCAGAAATCAAGTGCGATTTCACTATTGGAAATAACATATTCCATTATTTGTAAGAGCCAACTAAGAACCGCTTCCAATTAGTCCACCCTAAAAGAGTTCATCGATAATGGTGGAAGAAGAATAGACTATTGTACAAAATTAATTCATGCAACAATGTATGAAAAGAGTAGTCAGCAAGTTGTACATTACAAACTGAACAATAATGATTGATCTGCCGTATGGTGGAAGGTAAATAAAGTTGTGGAAAAAGGATTGCATTTCTATATTACAAACACAATGTGAAGTTCAATCtacaaattttattaatcaaaGGGGTCAATGCGAGGATCATGTTCACTCGCCATAGCCATTCCTGTACAAAGACAAGTTGGGCACATAACCTGCAAGCAAGATTATGTTGAAATATGAATAAAAACCATTATCTTAAAGGGTCTAAAAAGATGTTTACATttccaattaattaaaatttttgtgaaCCACCATAGAGCATTCATTGGTAAAAAAATTAGAAACACTTACTTTTCCTGCACCCGAACAGTTGGAACATCTTTGAGTTTTAGGTGGTGATAAAGGTTGGTTTCCACCATTAGCAGATGCAACCGGGTCAATAAGAACGATAGCCCCTGTGCTAGCACATCGGGCACAAGCTAGATAGCCTGCATCAGATAACATAATCAGTAacttcaacttttatttttgcaATTTCCAATATTATAACTAGAAAGCTAATCAAAGTGATTACGTCAAAGCATGTTACCTGTTCCTAGACAATACTTGCACCTTTTATGCTCCTGCTGTTTTACATTGTTTATTTCAACTACCATCAATGCTGAAATCACTCCCACTGCTCCTCCAGAGAAGGATGCCACGATGGGATCAACCTCACTAAATTGGTGCATCAATAGAAAATCTCATTAAGCCAAAGCAGAAGCAACCAATGCAGCTTTACTAATCACATACTTTGATTAATTGGCTAATTAAGATTAGCATGTTAGTAGAATGTCAAATTGTCAATATTTGTCACTTCACATTCAACTCTTTAACCATACGCAATGAAGAATGGTTTTTTCCTACTTAATATGTTCTTCTTAAAATAGAAAGAATTGATAACCGTGTAGTATGACTACACAAAAAATTAACCAAGACTTAACTCAGTCTGGAGGGAATCTAAAAAAAGAACgagatattttttaaaagttcaaCTGATGTGAATCAGGTGAATAGATTTTAGCACTCTCAGTAGCGCAGCAAAGCAGATACACAAGAACAATCGTCGTACAGAATAAATCAATTACCACTGCGTTCCAATTCTCATTTTCTGTTTTGGAATGTTAACGAAAATAAGATGTATACCTTAGCTGCATTGGAAGATGCATGCTAGTAATAAAATCAGCATATGATGTCCCTCCTATTCCCAACTTTAGCTCCAACTGCAATGAAGATTCATAGATGATTAAGTAAGAAGCTACATAAACTACGTactcttttaaaaatataagtacATTGGGCTCAAGTCATCATTCCACCTAAGAATCTGCTACTATAGCGCAAAGATATATTGTTTTTAGTGGTGAAAGTTCTCTGCAATAAGCTCATTTAATAAGGGCATGGGTTGCAACTACCATTCATCTCACAACATGGAGTCATATGATTTGTTCTATTTTTTTGTAGTGTAGATACAAAAGAACTTACAGTAGGTGCAAGAAGACCTCCAAAAATGATAATTCCAGATATAAGAGAAAAACAGGTGGCATAGTATTGTTTAAGATTTGTTGATGACTGCAATAAACAAAGTTAAATCGGTCACAactatgaaaacaaaaaagaagccAATAACAGAGTTCGCTAGCATAAGAATATAACATAATGCTGCCGCTACTGTCAAAAGTCAGTTAATGTTTGCCAGGCATATTAATTAGGGACATTAAATAGAGTTACATATATACCAGAGGAGGTAAGAATGGGATGAAGGAAGGAAAAGCGGGAAGTTCACTGTCTTGTTCGTTCTCTGCGATTCCAAGCTCCGCACTTTTTATTCTCTGTTGTATCCTTAGCCGACGAACCTGATAAAAAAGTATAACATTACTACATAACAATTGCAAGACTGTTACTTTATAACATTACTAATATAACAATTGCAAGATTGTTAATTTATAACATTACTATATAAAAACTGCAAGATTGTTGATTTACAATGAGGgcttcaatttttaatttataaacaaactAAGACTTAAATTCCAACAGCTTTGTAATCAATAACCCAGACTAATGTGATACAATATGAAATTTATAaccatattttcaaatttttttatttttcaaatcaatatatatatatatatatatatatatatatatatatatttggtatttgaaattatatgatataaaaatgtaaccAAAAAATAAGTCACCTCTTCCATATGCAAAAAGATTTTGTTGCGACGACTACGAATATTATCTTGGATTTCTTGCATTTCCATCTTATCAAAGTCCTGTACTGTTTCTGGTCCTTCAATTATACAAAACCTGAACCAATTAAATAAGAATTAACTCAAACCAATggatataaatcaaaaaattaaaacaaaataagtcATCAATTACACAAAtcaacaaattaaaagtgtCGGAAATGTGAAAAATTACCCAGCGGCAGTTTTATCGGCTAAGTCAGCAGCAGCATCAGCTGCACCGGAAAATATAGAAGAAGACGAAGAAGCATCTGGATCAGATGCTGAAGATGCTGATGCTGATGACATGGACCGCCATCTAACCGTTGATTTCACGTTTCTCAATATATAACTGGATTCATGGTGAGTGTTAAGAAACGACGTCGTTAGGGGAGGGTAGGAAACATTCAGTATTCGAGCTGAACATACCATATCTCCTCTGACTCACTGACGGATTAGTCCAGccttccttcttcttcttcttcaggtctcaattattaaattataaataactgtaagtatatatgtatatatatatattgtgtgtaTGAAATATTGTTACTAGTGAATATTGGGAGGTAAAAGACAAGAGAGAATCGTTGAGGGTGGAACAACTTATGCGAGTATAGGCATACCACCggatcttttttttcttttttatttctttcctaTTTACAACGTGAAAGAAACTGActcgttgttgttgttaagagtGCAACCGAGTCGAGTTTTTAACT harbors:
- the LOC122603145 gene encoding protein ORANGE, chloroplastic encodes the protein MVCSARILNVSYPPLTTSFLNTHHESSYILRNVKSTVRWRSMSSASASSASDPDASSSSSIFSGAADAAADLADKTAAGFCIIEGPETVQDFDKMEMQEIQDNIRSRRNKIFLHMEEVRRLRIQQRIKSAELGIAENEQDSELPAFPSFIPFLPPLSSTNLKQYYATCFSLISGIIIFGGLLAPTLELKLGIGGTSYADFITSMHLPMQLSEVDPIVASFSGGAVGVISALMVVEINNVKQQEHKRCKYCLGTGYLACARCASTGAIVLIDPVASANGGNQPLSPPKTQRCSNCSGAGKVMCPTCLCTGMAMASEHDPRIDPFD